One Pantoea eucalypti genomic region harbors:
- the rpoE gene encoding RNA polymerase sigma factor RpoE, translating to MSEQLTDQVLVERVQKGDQKSFNLLVIRYQHKVASLVSRYVPSGDVPDVVQESFIKAYRALDSFRGDSAFYTWLYRIAVNTAKNYLVAQGRRPPSSDVDAIDAENFESAGALKEISNPENLMLSDELKQIVFRTIEALPEDLRMAITLRELDGLSYEEIAVIMDCPVGTVRSRIFRAREAIDNKVQPLIQR from the coding sequence ATGAGCGAGCAGTTAACGGATCAGGTCCTTGTCGAGCGGGTACAGAAGGGAGATCAAAAATCGTTCAACTTACTGGTAATTCGTTACCAGCATAAAGTGGCGAGTCTGGTTTCACGCTATGTTCCCTCGGGCGACGTCCCTGATGTAGTACAGGAATCGTTTATTAAAGCGTATCGCGCACTGGACTCATTCCGGGGCGATAGCGCGTTTTATACCTGGCTGTACCGCATTGCGGTTAACACAGCGAAAAATTACCTGGTTGCTCAGGGGCGACGTCCGCCATCCAGCGATGTGGATGCGATTGACGCAGAAAATTTCGAAAGTGCGGGTGCATTAAAAGAAATTTCGAACCCTGAGAACTTAATGTTGTCTGACGAATTGAAACAAATTGTCTTTCGTACCATCGAGGCGCTACCTGAGGACTTGCGTATGGCAATCACCCTCAGGGAACTGGACGGTCTGAGTTATGAAGAGATCGCCGTCATTATGGATTGCCCGGTAGGCACTGTTCGATCACGTATCTTTCGTGCGCGAGAGGCCATTGATAACAAAGTTCAACCGCTTATCCAACGTTAG
- the rseA gene encoding anti-sigma-E factor RseA, whose amino-acid sequence MQKEKLSALMDGETLDNELFSALSKDAELQKSWASYHLIRDTMRGDTGDVLHFDISARVAAAIEKEPKRSVTTLIPEAQPEPSRWEKMPFWKKARPWAAQLTQVGVAACVSLAVIVGVQHYNQPAGSATQTSDSPVFNTMPMMGKASPVSLGVPSDAFDTNSSNQQVQDQRRRVNAMLQDYELQRRLHADQLQIETNAPKQAQVDVPGNQSLGQQQQ is encoded by the coding sequence ATGCAGAAAGAAAAACTTTCCGCTTTAATGGATGGTGAGACCTTAGATAACGAGCTGTTTTCCGCCTTGTCTAAGGACGCAGAATTACAGAAAAGCTGGGCGAGCTATCATCTCATCCGCGATACAATGCGTGGTGATACAGGCGATGTCCTGCATTTCGATATCTCTGCGCGCGTCGCTGCTGCCATCGAAAAAGAACCTAAACGTTCGGTCACTACGCTGATCCCTGAAGCTCAGCCAGAGCCTTCCCGCTGGGAAAAAATGCCGTTCTGGAAAAAAGCGCGTCCATGGGCTGCGCAACTGACTCAGGTGGGTGTGGCTGCCTGCGTTTCGCTGGCCGTGATCGTGGGTGTTCAGCACTACAATCAGCCGGCAGGCAGTGCCACGCAAACCTCTGACTCTCCGGTATTTAATACCATGCCGATGATGGGGAAAGCGTCGCCGGTGAGCCTGGGTGTGCCGTCAGATGCGTTTGATACAAACAGCTCAAACCAGCAGGTTCAGGACCAGCGTCGTCGCGTAAATGCGATGCTGCAGGACTATGAACTGCAACGTCGCCTGCATGCTGACCAGCTGCAGATTGAAACCAATGCGCCAAAACAGGCGCAGGTTGATGTTCCCGGAAACCAATCATTAGGACAGCAGCAGCAGTAA
- the rseB gene encoding sigma-E factor regulatory protein RseB, with protein MKPLWYAVSLLTGSLLWSSAAPAQTTASGALLQQMEQASQNLNYEFAYINVSRIGIESLRYRHAVIDNRIFAQLLQMDGPRREVIQRGNDISYFEPGLDPFSLPGNHIIDALPSVIFADFTKLASAYDFITVGRSRIADQMCDVMRIVSRDGTRYSYVVWLDVDTKLPLRIDLLDRDGETLEQFRVISFAVDEGVRNLMQGLEKANLPPSLSVPKGDAVTLTWQPGWIPAGMSLVSQNRRTLPGLNKNMESKLYSDGLFSFAINVTPADKTSLTQTLRTGRRTVQTVVRNNNEIAVIGELPPSTAKRIADSIDLGSQK; from the coding sequence ATGAAGCCGCTTTGGTATGCTGTTAGCCTGCTGACAGGCAGTCTGTTATGGTCATCTGCCGCCCCGGCGCAAACTACCGCGTCCGGGGCGTTATTGCAGCAGATGGAGCAGGCAAGTCAGAATCTCAACTACGAATTCGCCTATATCAACGTCTCGCGCATCGGCATTGAATCGCTGCGTTATCGTCACGCAGTGATCGATAACCGGATATTCGCGCAGTTGTTACAGATGGACGGGCCTCGCCGGGAAGTTATCCAGCGTGGCAATGATATCAGCTACTTCGAACCCGGCCTCGATCCCTTTTCGCTTCCCGGCAATCATATTATCGATGCCTTACCCTCGGTAATTTTTGCTGACTTCACCAAACTTGCCTCAGCCTACGATTTTATTACCGTAGGGCGCTCCCGCATTGCCGATCAAATGTGTGATGTAATGCGTATCGTTTCCCGTGACGGCACCCGTTACAGCTATGTGGTCTGGCTGGATGTGGACACCAAACTGCCGCTGCGAATCGACCTGCTTGATCGTGATGGCGAAACGCTGGAGCAGTTCCGCGTGATCAGCTTTGCGGTGGATGAAGGGGTGCGTAATCTGATGCAGGGACTCGAGAAAGCGAATCTGCCTCCGTCGCTATCCGTGCCGAAAGGGGATGCGGTTACGCTTACCTGGCAACCTGGCTGGATACCTGCCGGCATGTCCCTGGTGTCGCAGAATCGCCGTACACTGCCGGGGCTGAACAAAAATATGGAGTCGAAGCTCTACAGCGATGGGCTGTTTAGTTTCGCCATCAACGTGACGCCAGCCGATAAAACCAGTCTGACGCAGACATTGCGCACTGGACGTCGTACGGTCCAGACCGTTGTGCGCAATAATAACGAAATTGCAGTGATTGGCGAATTGCCGCCCTCCACCGCAAAACGTATTGCGGACAGCATTGACCTGGGGTCACAAAAATGA
- the rseC gene encoding SoxR-reducing system protein RseC: protein MMREWATVVAWQDGIATLHTEAKTSCNSCQARKGCGSHMLNKLGPKNAHVMQIASSKPLQPGQRIELGIKESSLLGSALLVYMTPLSGLFLVAGLFQALFNSDLAAACGALLGGIGGFIVAKGVSMKFGDREAFQPVILSIALPPDALRVESEA from the coding sequence ATGATGAGAGAATGGGCCACCGTAGTGGCATGGCAGGATGGCATCGCCACACTGCATACCGAAGCAAAAACGTCCTGCAACAGTTGCCAGGCGCGTAAAGGCTGTGGCAGTCATATGCTGAATAAACTCGGTCCAAAAAACGCCCATGTGATGCAAATCGCCAGCAGTAAGCCGCTGCAACCTGGACAACGCATCGAGCTCGGCATCAAAGAGAGCAGCCTGCTTGGTTCAGCACTGCTGGTCTATATGACGCCGCTGTCTGGTCTTTTCCTGGTGGCCGGTCTGTTTCAGGCGCTGTTTAACAGCGATCTGGCTGCGGCCTGCGGTGCGCTGCTGGGTGGCATCGGCGGTTTTATTGTTGCTAAAGGTGTTTCAATGAAATTTGGCGACCGTGAAGCTTTTCAGCCGGTCATTCTGAGCATTGCCTTGCCTCCTGATGCGCTGCGTGTTGAAAGCGAAGCGTAA
- the lepA gene encoding translation elongation factor 4 codes for MKHIRNFSIIAHIDHGKSTLSDRLIQICGGLTAREMAAQVLDSMDLERERGITIKAQSVTLDYHAKDGQTYQLNFIDTPGHVDFSYEVSRSLAACEGALLVVDAGQGVEAQTLANCYTAMEMDLEVVPVLNKIDLPAADPDRAAQEIEDIVGIDATDAVRCSAKTGVGVPEVLERLVRDIPPPEGDPEGPLQALIIDSWFDNYLGVVSLVRVKNGTMRKGDKIKVLSTGQVYNADRLGIFTPKRVDRNELNCGEVGWLVCAIKDILGAPVGDTLTTARNPADKALPGFKKVKPQVYAGLFPISSDDYEAFRDALGKLSLNDASLFYEPESSTALGFGFRCGFLGLLHMEIIQERLEREYDLDLITTAPTVVYEVVTTSGEIVHVDSPSKLPALNNIEELREPIAECHMLLPQEYLGNVITLCIEKRGVQTNMVYHGNQVALTYEIPMAEVVLDFFDRLKSTSRGYASLDYNFKRFQPSDMVRVDVLINSERVDALALITHRDNAPYRGRDLVEKMKDLIPRQQFDIAIQAAIGNHIIARSTVKQLRKNVLAKCYGGDVSRKKKLLQKQKDGKKRMKQVGNVELPQEAFLAILHVGKDSK; via the coding sequence ATGAAGCACATAAGAAATTTCTCCATCATCGCTCATATCGACCATGGTAAATCTACGCTCTCTGACCGTCTGATTCAGATCTGTGGCGGACTCACCGCTCGTGAAATGGCTGCGCAGGTTCTCGACTCTATGGATCTGGAGCGTGAGCGTGGGATCACCATCAAAGCCCAGAGCGTGACACTCGATTACCACGCGAAGGACGGCCAAACTTACCAGCTCAATTTCATCGATACCCCAGGCCACGTAGACTTCTCTTATGAAGTTTCCCGCTCACTGGCCGCCTGTGAAGGCGCGCTGCTGGTGGTGGATGCCGGTCAGGGTGTTGAAGCGCAGACACTGGCGAACTGCTATACCGCGATGGAGATGGATCTGGAAGTGGTGCCGGTTCTGAACAAGATTGACCTGCCAGCTGCCGATCCCGATCGTGCCGCGCAGGAAATTGAAGATATCGTCGGCATCGATGCAACGGATGCCGTGCGCTGCTCAGCCAAGACCGGCGTCGGCGTACCCGAAGTGCTGGAGCGCTTAGTGCGTGATATTCCGCCGCCGGAAGGCGATCCGGAAGGTCCGCTGCAGGCACTGATTATCGACTCCTGGTTTGATAACTATCTGGGCGTTGTTTCTCTGGTGCGTGTGAAAAATGGCACCATGCGTAAAGGCGACAAGATTAAAGTCCTGAGCACCGGCCAGGTTTATAACGCTGACCGTCTGGGAATTTTCACTCCGAAGCGTGTGGATCGTAATGAACTGAACTGCGGTGAAGTCGGCTGGCTGGTCTGCGCTATCAAAGATATCCTTGGCGCGCCGGTAGGCGATACCCTGACTACCGCGCGTAACCCGGCAGACAAAGCGCTGCCAGGCTTCAAAAAAGTGAAGCCGCAGGTTTATGCCGGTCTGTTCCCAATCAGCTCTGACGACTATGAAGCGTTCCGTGATGCGCTCGGCAAGCTGAGCCTGAACGATGCCTCGCTGTTCTATGAGCCAGAAAGCTCAACCGCCCTGGGCTTTGGTTTCCGCTGCGGCTTCCTTGGCCTGCTGCACATGGAGATCATTCAGGAGCGCCTGGAGCGCGAATACGATCTCGATCTGATCACCACCGCGCCGACGGTGGTGTATGAAGTCGTGACTACCAGTGGCGAGATCGTTCATGTTGACAGCCCATCTAAGCTGCCTGCGCTGAACAATATCGAAGAGCTGCGTGAACCGATTGCGGAATGTCACATGCTGCTGCCACAGGAGTATCTGGGCAACGTCATCACGCTGTGTATTGAGAAGCGTGGCGTGCAGACCAACATGGTTTACCACGGCAATCAGGTGGCACTGACGTACGAAATTCCGATGGCAGAGGTGGTACTCGACTTCTTTGACCGTCTGAAATCAACCTCGCGCGGTTATGCCTCGCTGGATTACAACTTTAAACGTTTCCAGCCTTCAGACATGGTGCGCGTTGACGTACTGATTAACTCTGAACGTGTGGATGCGCTGGCGCTGATCACTCACCGCGACAACGCACCTTATCGCGGACGCGATCTGGTTGAGAAAATGAAAGATCTCATCCCGCGTCAGCAGTTTGATATTGCGATTCAGGCTGCCATCGGCAACCACATTATCGCGCGTTCAACGGTTAAACAGCTGCGTAAAAACGTACTCGCCAAGTGTTATGGCGGTGACGTGAGCCGTAAGAAGAAACTTCTGCAGAAACAGAAAGACGGTAAGAAGCGTATGAAGCAGGTTGGTAACGTTGAGCTGCCACAGGAAGCGTTCCTCGCCATTCTGCATGTCGGTAAGGACAGCAAATAA
- the lepB gene encoding signal peptidase I, translating into MANMFALILAIATLITGIVWVIDRFKWAPARRAKQAEVQAQTGNALDSKTLAKVAAKPGWVETTASVFPVLAVVFIVRSFIYEPFQIPSGSMMPTLLIGDFILVEKFAYGIKDPITQTTLIPTGQPKRGDIAVFKYPKDPSLDYIKRVIGLPGDKVIYDPYSKTLTVKPTCSDDKACDTALAVTYTDIEPSNFIQTFSGFDGNETGNGFYQVPQGDTMRGGLRLATRKETIGNVTHDILLVNEAQSQAGMYYQQPGQPQSSWVVPKGQYFMMGDNRDNSADSRYWGFVPERNLVGKAVAIWMSFEKQEGQWPTGVRFSRIGGIH; encoded by the coding sequence ATGGCTAATATGTTCGCCCTGATTCTGGCGATAGCGACGCTGATTACTGGCATCGTATGGGTAATAGATCGTTTTAAATGGGCACCTGCGCGTCGCGCTAAACAGGCTGAGGTTCAGGCCCAGACCGGCAACGCGCTCGATAGCAAAACGCTGGCGAAGGTTGCTGCCAAGCCAGGCTGGGTTGAGACCACCGCGTCTGTGTTCCCGGTGCTGGCGGTGGTGTTCATCGTGCGTTCGTTTATCTACGAACCGTTCCAGATTCCCTCTGGCTCGATGATGCCAACGCTGCTGATTGGTGACTTTATCCTGGTGGAGAAATTCGCTTACGGTATCAAAGATCCGATTACCCAGACGACGCTGATCCCAACCGGTCAGCCGAAGCGCGGCGATATCGCGGTATTTAAATACCCGAAAGATCCGAGCCTGGATTATATTAAGCGCGTTATCGGCCTGCCGGGCGACAAAGTCATCTATGATCCTTACAGCAAAACCCTGACGGTAAAACCGACCTGCAGCGACGACAAAGCCTGTGATACGGCGCTGGCGGTGACTTACACCGATATTGAGCCAAGCAACTTTATTCAGACCTTTAGCGGTTTTGATGGCAACGAAACCGGCAACGGTTTTTATCAGGTGCCGCAGGGCGATACTATGCGCGGAGGTCTGCGCCTGGCCACCCGCAAAGAGACCATCGGTAACGTGACGCATGACATTCTGCTGGTAAACGAAGCGCAGAGTCAGGCAGGCATGTATTATCAGCAGCCGGGTCAGCCGCAGTCGAGCTGGGTCGTGCCGAAAGGGCAATACTTCATGATGGGCGACAACCGTGATAACAGCGCCGACAGCCGTTACTGGGGCTTTGTCCCGGAGCGTAATCTGGTCGGTAAAGCGGTCGCTATCTGGATGAGCTTTGAGAAACAAGAAGGCCAGTGGCCTACCGGCGTGCGATTCAGTCGCATCGGCGGTATCCACTAA
- the rnc gene encoding ribonuclease III, whose translation MNPILINKLQRKLGYTFTHSELLQQALTHRSASSKHNERLEFLGDSILSYVIANALYHRFPRVDEGDMSRMRATLVRGNTLAEMAREFDLGECLRLGPGELKSGGFRRESILADTVEALIGGIFLDSGIERVEQLILDWYQSRLDEISPGDKQKDPKTRLQEYLQGRHLPLPSYLVVQVRGEAHDQEFTIHCQVSGMAEPVVGVGSSRRKAEQAAAEQALIKLGLE comes from the coding sequence ATGAACCCCATCCTGATTAACAAGCTTCAGCGCAAACTGGGCTACACTTTTACTCATTCGGAACTGTTACAGCAGGCCCTGACTCACCGCAGCGCCAGCAGTAAGCATAACGAACGCCTGGAATTTCTTGGCGATTCAATTCTTAGCTATGTGATCGCTAATGCCCTTTATCACCGCTTCCCGCGGGTTGATGAAGGTGACATGAGCCGCATGCGCGCCACACTGGTGCGTGGCAACACGCTGGCTGAAATGGCCCGCGAATTTGATCTTGGCGAGTGCCTGCGTCTGGGACCGGGTGAGCTAAAAAGCGGCGGCTTCCGTCGTGAATCTATTCTTGCCGATACGGTCGAGGCGCTGATTGGCGGCATTTTCCTCGACAGCGGTATTGAGCGGGTAGAACAGCTGATCCTTGACTGGTATCAGAGCCGCCTGGACGAAATCAGTCCTGGCGACAAACAAAAAGATCCGAAAACGCGTCTGCAGGAGTATCTGCAGGGACGTCATCTGCCACTGCCAAGTTATCTGGTCGTGCAGGTGCGTGGCGAAGCCCACGATCAGGAATTCACCATTCACTGTCAGGTGAGTGGCATGGCCGAGCCGGTCGTCGGCGTCGGCTCCAGCCGTCGTAAAGCTGAGCAGGCAGCAGCTGAACAGGCGCTGATAAAATTAGGTCTCGAATAG
- the era gene encoding GTPase Era — MSENVTYCGFVAIVGRPNVGKSTLLNQLLGQKVSITSRKPQTTRHRIMGIHTEGEYQAIYVDTPGLHMEEKRAINRLMNRAASSSIGDVELVIFVVEGTRWTPDDEMVLNKLRDNKVPVVLAINKVDNIQDKSILLPHLQFLSQQMNFLDIVPISAESGKNVDTIAAITRKHLPQADHHFPEDYITDRSQRFMASEMIREKLMRFLGAELPYSVTVEIERFVTNERGGYDIHGLILVEREGQKKMVIGNKGAKIKVIGTEARRDMEEMFEAKVHLELWVKVKSGWADDERALRSLGYTDDL; from the coding sequence ATGAGCGAAAACGTTACTTATTGCGGCTTTGTCGCGATTGTTGGCCGACCAAACGTCGGTAAATCCACCTTACTGAACCAGTTACTGGGGCAGAAGGTGTCGATCACCTCGCGTAAGCCACAAACCACGCGCCACCGCATCATGGGCATTCACACCGAGGGCGAATATCAGGCGATCTACGTCGATACTCCGGGTCTGCACATGGAAGAGAAGCGTGCCATTAACCGTCTGATGAACCGCGCAGCCAGCAGTTCGATTGGTGACGTAGAGCTGGTGATCTTCGTGGTTGAAGGCACCCGCTGGACGCCAGATGACGAGATGGTCTTAAACAAACTGCGCGACAACAAAGTGCCGGTCGTGCTGGCGATCAACAAGGTCGATAATATCCAGGATAAAAGCATTCTGCTGCCGCATCTCCAGTTCCTGAGCCAGCAGATGAACTTCCTCGATATCGTGCCTATCTCTGCTGAGAGCGGCAAAAACGTCGATACCATTGCGGCGATTACCCGCAAGCATCTGCCACAGGCCGATCATCACTTCCCGGAAGATTACATCACTGACCGTTCACAGCGCTTCATGGCGTCAGAGATGATCCGTGAAAAACTGATGCGCTTCCTGGGCGCTGAACTGCCTTACTCTGTCACGGTTGAGATTGAGCGCTTCGTTACCAACGAACGCGGCGGTTACGATATCCATGGTCTGATCCTGGTTGAGCGTGAAGGGCAGAAGAAGATGGTGATTGGCAACAAAGGCGCCAAAATCAAAGTCATCGGAACCGAAGCGCGCAGGGACATGGAAGAGATGTTCGAAGCGAAAGTGCATCTCGAACTGTGGGTGAAAGTGAAATCCGGCTGGGCAGATGACGAACGTGCACTGCGCAGCCTGGGTTATACAGACGATCTCTGA
- the recO gene encoding DNA repair protein RecO yields the protein MEGWQRAFVLHSRPFSETSLLLDLFSESEGRVRVLAKGARSRRSNLKGALQPFTPLLVRWSGRGEVKTLRNAEAVSLALPLSGITLYCGLYVNELVSRVLQQESPFPELFFDYLNCLQALASTHGKPEPALRRFELALLGHLGYGVDFLHCAGSGEPVSDDMTYSYREERGFIASLVVNNRSFTGRELHALCEREFPDADTLRAAKRFTRIALKPYLGGKPLKSQELFRQFIPKKKPEQAEE from the coding sequence ATGGAAGGCTGGCAACGCGCCTTTGTGCTGCATAGTCGTCCCTTCAGCGAAACCAGCCTGCTGCTCGACCTGTTCAGCGAAAGTGAAGGACGGGTTCGGGTACTGGCCAAGGGCGCGCGTTCCCGGCGTTCCAACCTGAAAGGCGCGTTACAGCCTTTTACCCCGCTGCTGGTTCGCTGGAGCGGGCGCGGGGAAGTTAAAACCCTGCGCAATGCCGAAGCGGTGTCGCTGGCTTTACCGCTCAGCGGCATCACGCTTTACTGCGGTCTCTACGTCAATGAGCTGGTCTCACGCGTATTGCAGCAGGAATCTCCCTTCCCGGAACTCTTCTTCGACTATCTCAACTGTCTTCAGGCGTTAGCCTCAACACACGGTAAGCCCGAACCGGCACTGCGACGATTTGAACTGGCGCTGCTCGGTCACCTGGGTTACGGCGTCGACTTCCTGCACTGCGCCGGCAGCGGCGAGCCGGTCAGCGACGATATGACCTACAGCTATCGCGAAGAGCGGGGTTTTATCGCCAGCCTGGTGGTGAACAATCGCAGCTTTACCGGACGGGAGCTGCACGCCCTGTGTGAGCGAGAGTTTCCGGATGCCGACACCCTGCGTGCCGCGAAGCGCTTTACGCGCATCGCCCTGAAGCCTTATCTTGGTGGCAAGCCGCTGAAAAGTCAGGAGCTGTTCCGCCAGTTTATCCCGAAGAAAAAGCCCGAACAGGCAGAAGAATAG
- the pdxJ gene encoding pyridoxine 5'-phosphate synthase produces MAELLLGVNIDHIATVRNARGTNYPDPVQAAFIAEQAGADGITVHLREDRRHITDRDVRILRDTIQTRMNLEMAVTDEMIGIACDIQPHFCCLVPEKRQEVTTEGGLDVAGQQEKMNAAVRLLKDAGILVSLFIDADHRQIEAAVATGAPYIEIHTGAYAEAPEGLARDAELARIRHAATFAASLGLKVNAGHGLTYHNVLPIAALPEMHELNIGHAIIGRAVMSGLPDAVKEMKQLLREARR; encoded by the coding sequence ATGGCTGAGTTGCTGTTAGGCGTCAATATCGATCACATTGCCACGGTGCGTAACGCGCGTGGGACAAACTATCCCGATCCGGTACAGGCGGCGTTTATCGCCGAGCAGGCAGGCGCAGACGGCATTACCGTGCACCTGCGTGAAGATCGCCGTCACATCACCGATCGCGACGTGCGAATTCTGCGTGACACGATTCAGACGCGCATGAATCTGGAGATGGCGGTCACCGATGAGATGATCGGCATTGCCTGTGACATTCAGCCCCATTTCTGCTGCCTGGTGCCGGAAAAGCGTCAGGAAGTGACAACGGAAGGCGGACTGGATGTGGCGGGACAGCAGGAGAAGATGAACGCGGCCGTGCGACTGCTGAAGGATGCTGGCATTCTGGTTTCGCTGTTTATTGATGCCGATCACCGCCAGATCGAAGCCGCCGTTGCCACGGGTGCGCCTTACATCGAAATCCATACTGGCGCTTACGCCGAGGCACCCGAGGGACTGGCGCGTGACGCTGAGCTGGCGCGCATTCGCCATGCCGCGACTTTTGCTGCCAGCCTGGGGCTCAAAGTTAACGCCGGTCATGGTCTGACCTACCACAATGTGCTGCCGATTGCCGCGCTGCCGGAAATGCATGAGCTGAACATCGGCCATGCGATTATCGGGCGTGCAGTAATGAGTGGCCTGCCGGATGCAGTTAAAGAGATGAAGCAACTGCTGCGTGAAGCCCGTCGCTAA
- the acpS gene encoding holo-ACP synthase yields MAILGLGTDIVEIERIAGVIERSGDRLARRVLSEAEWHQYQAHKQPVRFLSKRFAVKEAAAKAFGTGIRGGLAFNQFEVYNDALGKPGLRFFQHAADVAERLGVKHVHVTLADERHYACATVIIES; encoded by the coding sequence ATGGCTATTCTCGGATTAGGTACGGACATCGTTGAGATTGAACGCATCGCCGGGGTGATAGAGCGCTCCGGCGATCGGCTGGCGCGTCGGGTGCTGAGTGAAGCCGAATGGCACCAGTATCAGGCGCACAAGCAGCCGGTGCGCTTTCTCTCCAAACGTTTTGCGGTTAAAGAGGCGGCAGCAAAAGCCTTTGGCACCGGCATTCGCGGTGGTCTGGCGTTTAATCAGTTTGAAGTTTACAACGATGCGCTGGGAAAACCGGGGTTACGCTTCTTTCAGCATGCCGCTGACGTGGCAGAGAGGCTGGGCGTTAAGCACGTTCACGTGACGCTGGCCGATGAGCGTCACTACGCCTGCGCCACAGTAATCATTGAAAGCTAG
- a CDS encoding YfhL family 4Fe-4S dicluster ferredoxin, with product MALLITSRCINCDMCEPECPNQAISLGDAIYEIDVSRCTECVGHYERPTCQQVCPIDNTIIIDPQHTESRDVLWEKFVLLHG from the coding sequence ATGGCGCTGTTGATTACGTCCAGATGCATTAACTGCGATATGTGTGAACCGGAGTGCCCGAATCAGGCGATTTCACTGGGCGATGCGATCTATGAGATTGATGTCAGCCGCTGCACGGAATGTGTCGGGCACTATGAGCGGCCAACCTGTCAGCAGGTCTGCCCCATCGACAACACGATTATCATTGACCCACAGCACACCGAATCTCGCGATGTGCTATGGGAGAAGTTCGTGCTGCTACACGGCTAG
- a CDS encoding MurR/RpiR family transcriptional regulator, translated as MSSLLRIRQLYPRLALNERRLADFLLSQPDRARHLSSQKLAEESGVSQSSVVKFAQKLGYKGFPALKLALSESLADKDAITVHNHILSDDPLKMVGEKLLTEKLSAIRATLDINSEEKLNDVLQLLKNARRILLVGIGASGLVAKDFSWKLMKIGINAVAEQDMHALLASVQAMGPGDVLLAISYTGERREINLAAQEAVQVGADVVAFTGFTPNTLQQSAGYCLYTVAEEQSTRSAAISSTTAQLALTDLLFMALVQNDPERASSHIRHSEALVKKLV; from the coding sequence ATGAGTTCTTTGCTGCGCATTCGCCAGCTTTATCCACGACTGGCGTTGAACGAACGTCGGCTCGCGGATTTTTTACTGTCGCAACCCGATCGGGCGCGTCACCTGAGTTCACAAAAACTGGCGGAAGAGTCCGGCGTCAGTCAGTCGAGCGTAGTGAAGTTTGCTCAGAAGCTGGGCTATAAAGGTTTTCCGGCGCTTAAGCTGGCCCTGAGTGAGTCACTGGCGGACAAGGATGCCATTACCGTGCATAACCATATTCTGAGCGACGACCCGCTTAAAATGGTGGGTGAAAAGCTGCTGACAGAAAAGCTTTCAGCGATCCGCGCCACCCTGGATATTAATAGCGAAGAAAAGCTCAACGACGTGTTACAGCTGCTGAAAAATGCCCGCCGTATTTTACTGGTAGGCATCGGTGCCTCGGGCCTGGTGGCGAAAGATTTCTCCTGGAAGCTGATGAAGATCGGCATTAATGCGGTGGCGGAACAGGATATGCACGCCCTGCTGGCCAGCGTGCAGGCGATGGGGCCTGGCGATGTGCTGCTCGCCATCTCTTACACCGGTGAACGGCGAGAGATCAATCTGGCCGCGCAGGAAGCGGTTCAGGTGGGCGCAGATGTGGTGGCGTTCACGGGTTTTACGCCGAATACACTGCAGCAGAGTGCCGGTTACTGTCTTTATACGGTGGCGGAAGAGCAGAGTACCCGCAGCGCGGCGATCTCCTCAACCACGGCACAGCTTGCTCTGACCGACCTGCTGTTTATGGCGCTGGTGCAAAACGATCCTGAGCGCGCGTCCAGCCATATTCGTCACAGCGAAGCGCTGGTGAAAAAGCTGGTCTGA